From Deinococcus aquiradiocola, a single genomic window includes:
- a CDS encoding metal ABC transporter solute-binding protein, Zn/Mn family — protein MPTPRQTLPSTPARPGLRTLTALALLGLSATATAAQVPVAASTSIIADFVRAVGGTRVSLVTLVPANADTHTYQPTTGDVKRLSLSRTLFINGANLEPWLPKLIGSAPGVRVVTLSRSVKLRQASELAAEGLQAEGSFDPHTWWNPQNVSAYVKTITAELTRLDPAGRATYASNAAAYQKQLTALDTYARTQFGTLPAASRTLVTNHDALGYLAQRYGFTVVGQVIGGLSTEREPSAQDLVRLVKAVRASHTRAIFTENTVNARLAQALSSETGVKIAPPLYTDALGAPGSDGATYLQAFRHNVQVIVSALK, from the coding sequence ATGCCCACCCCCCGCCAGACCCTCCCCTCCACGCCCGCCCGGCCCGGCCTCCGCACCCTCACAGCCCTGGCCCTGCTGGGCCTGAGCGCCACAGCGACCGCCGCGCAGGTCCCCGTCGCCGCCAGCACCTCCATCATCGCGGACTTCGTCAGGGCCGTCGGCGGCACGCGCGTCTCCCTCGTCACGCTCGTTCCCGCCAACGCCGACACGCACACGTACCAGCCGACCACCGGCGACGTGAAACGCCTCTCGCTGTCCCGCACGCTCTTCATCAACGGCGCGAACCTCGAACCGTGGCTCCCCAAACTCATCGGGTCCGCGCCCGGCGTCCGGGTCGTCACGCTCAGCCGCAGCGTCAAGCTCCGGCAGGCCAGCGAACTCGCCGCCGAGGGCCTCCAGGCCGAAGGCAGCTTCGATCCGCACACGTGGTGGAACCCGCAGAACGTCTCCGCGTACGTCAAGACCATCACGGCGGAACTCACGCGCCTCGACCCGGCAGGCCGGGCCACCTACGCCAGCAACGCCGCCGCGTACCAGAAGCAGCTCACCGCCCTCGACACCTACGCCAGAACGCAGTTCGGGACGCTGCCCGCCGCCAGCCGCACCCTCGTCACCAACCACGACGCGCTCGGCTACCTCGCGCAGCGCTACGGGTTCACGGTCGTCGGACAGGTGATCGGCGGCCTGAGCACCGAACGCGAACCGTCCGCGCAGGACCTCGTGCGGCTCGTGAAGGCCGTCCGCGCGTCCCACACGCGCGCCATCTTCACCGAGAACACCGTCAACGCCCGGCTCGCGCAGGCGCTCAGCAGCGAGACCGGCGTGAAGATCGCCCCGCCGCTGTACACCGACGCGCTCGGCGCGCCCGGCTCGGACGGCGCCACGTACCTGCAGGCCTTCCGGCACAACGTGCAGGTGATCGTGAGCGCACTGAAATAG
- a CDS encoding metal ABC transporter ATP-binding protein, whose amino-acid sequence MIEVQDLSVSYGQQIALQNASARFMPGQFSAIIGPNGAGKSTLLKTVLGLVDATQGRVVTSDDLRDLRRSSAYVPQQQTLDWAFPVTVWDVAMMGRTARLGWLRWPGRKDRDVVLASLRQTEVDALRERPIQALSGGQRQRVLLARMLAREAQVLLLDEPLTGVDTATGEKIMRLLQEQARAGRTVIMVTHDLEAARRWCDQLLLVNRTVVAQGRPDDVYTPANIECTFSSSHLGHTHA is encoded by the coding sequence GTGATCGAAGTTCAGGACCTCAGCGTGTCGTACGGCCAGCAGATCGCGCTCCAGAACGCCAGCGCCCGCTTCATGCCCGGCCAGTTCAGCGCCATCATCGGCCCGAACGGCGCGGGCAAGAGCACCCTCCTCAAGACCGTCCTCGGCCTCGTGGACGCCACGCAGGGCCGCGTCGTGACCTCCGACGACCTGCGCGACCTGCGCCGCAGCAGCGCCTACGTGCCGCAGCAGCAGACGCTCGACTGGGCGTTCCCCGTCACCGTGTGGGACGTCGCCATGATGGGCCGCACCGCCCGCCTCGGCTGGCTGCGCTGGCCCGGCCGCAAGGACCGCGACGTGGTCCTCGCGTCCCTCAGGCAGACCGAGGTGGACGCCCTGCGCGAACGCCCCATCCAGGCGCTGTCCGGCGGGCAACGCCAGCGCGTCCTGCTGGCCCGCATGCTGGCCCGCGAGGCGCAGGTGCTGCTGCTGGACGAACCGCTCACCGGCGTCGACACCGCCACCGGCGAGAAGATCATGCGCCTCCTGCAGGAACAGGCCCGCGCGGGCCGCACCGTCATCATGGTCACGCACGACCTCGAAGCGGCGCGCCGCTGGTGCGACCAGCTGCTCCTCGTGAACCGCACCGTCGTCGCCCAGGGCCGCCCGGACGACGTGTACACGCCCGCCAACATCGAATGCACCTTCTCCAGCAGCCACCTGGGGCACACCCATGCTTGA
- a CDS encoding metal ABC transporter permease translates to MLEALLDPLSAGFFLRALIGVTLVSVLCALVGVWVVLRGLSYIGDAMSHAVLPGIVGAFLLHVNLIFGAVVAAVLTALGIGFVSQRSGLKQDSAIGIVFVGMFALGVTLLSRAPTYTSDLANFLIGNPLGVTSGDLWGALAVTVVVAATLWAVQKELLLVSFDPTEARVVGLPVRRLNNLLLVLVGLVVVLTVQLVGTTLSVSLLITSAASARLFAPNLRRMVVTAAVLGSACGVLGLYLSYFLNTAAGPTIVLVNTAAFLIALTLRGRRE, encoded by the coding sequence ATGCTTGAAGCGCTCCTCGACCCGCTCAGCGCGGGCTTCTTCCTGCGCGCGTTGATCGGCGTGACGCTCGTCAGCGTGCTGTGCGCCCTGGTCGGCGTGTGGGTCGTCCTGCGCGGCCTGAGCTACATCGGGGACGCCATGAGCCACGCGGTGCTGCCCGGCATCGTCGGCGCGTTCCTGCTGCACGTGAACCTGATCTTTGGCGCGGTCGTCGCGGCCGTCCTCACCGCGCTCGGTATCGGGTTCGTGTCGCAGCGCAGCGGCCTGAAGCAGGACAGCGCCATCGGCATCGTGTTCGTCGGCATGTTCGCGCTCGGCGTGACCCTCCTCAGCCGCGCGCCCACGTACACCTCCGACCTCGCCAACTTCCTGATCGGCAACCCGCTCGGCGTCACCAGCGGCGACCTGTGGGGCGCGCTCGCCGTGACCGTCGTCGTCGCCGCGACCCTGTGGGCCGTGCAGAAGGAACTGCTGCTCGTGTCCTTCGACCCCACCGAGGCGCGCGTGGTGGGCCTCCCCGTGCGCCGCCTCAACAACCTGCTGCTCGTCCTGGTGGGCCTCGTCGTGGTGCTCACGGTGCAGCTCGTCGGGACGACGCTCAGCGTGTCGCTGCTCATCACGTCCGCCGCGTCCGCCCGCCTCTTCGCGCCGAACCTGCGCCGCATGGTCGTCACGGCCGCCGTGCTCGGCAGTGCGTGCGGTGTGCTGGGCCTGTACCTCTCGTACTTCCTGAACACCGCCGCCGGACCCACCATCGTGCTCGTCAACACTGCCGCCTTCCTGATCGCCCTGACCCTCCGGGGACGGCGCGAGTAG
- a CDS encoding nitroreductase family protein — protein sequence MTNVTEQPARSTTNLSVAEAIKTRVSIRKYVQEPMNQDDLREILELTSLAPSAWNAQTWRFAVVQDADLKEKLKDAAYGQGQITSAPAVIVVYSDMEDTLATVEETAHPGMGEEGRVGQRKTFEGAFGQQDVAQRGQWGLTQANIAFGFLMLAARSKGYDTVPMLGFNPQAVKELLGLPEHVQFAGLLPIGKRAEEGYPQHRHNLDRVTKFY from the coding sequence ATGACGAACGTGACCGAACAGCCCGCCCGCAGCACCACCAACCTCAGCGTCGCCGAAGCGATCAAGACCCGCGTCAGCATCCGCAAGTACGTTCAGGAGCCCATGAACCAGGACGACCTGCGCGAGATCCTCGAACTCACGAGCCTCGCCCCCAGCGCCTGGAACGCCCAGACCTGGCGCTTCGCCGTGGTGCAGGACGCCGACCTCAAGGAGAAGCTGAAGGACGCCGCGTACGGCCAGGGCCAGATCACCAGCGCCCCCGCCGTCATCGTGGTGTACAGCGACATGGAAGACACCCTCGCCACCGTCGAGGAGACCGCTCACCCCGGCATGGGCGAGGAAGGCCGCGTCGGCCAGCGCAAGACCTTCGAGGGTGCGTTCGGTCAGCAGGACGTCGCTCAGCGCGGCCAGTGGGGCCTCACCCAGGCCAACATCGCCTTCGGCTTCCTGATGCTCGCCGCGCGCAGCAAGGGCTACGACACCGTCCCCATGCTCGGCTTCAACCCCCAGGCCGTCAAGGAACTCCTCGGGCTGCCCGAGCACGTCCAGTTCGCCGGTCTGCTGCCCATCGGCAAGCGCGCCGAGGAAGGCTACCCCCAGCACCGCCACAACCTCGACCGCGTCACCAAGTTCTACTGA
- a CDS encoding homoserine O-acetyltransferase family protein has translation MTAHTPTLQRPVPADTEQDCSAAPAAPRVRTVTLFRDHPLLLDSGRPVSNVRVAYHTYGQPRAQATLVTHALTGTSAVHEWWPALFGAGLALDPARDFIVCSNVLGGCAGSSGPLELDGAPLSLRDMVTVQRELLRALGVERVSVVGASMGGMQVYEWLRSYPDLVERAVIIGAPARHSPWATGLNAVARNAVRLAPGGEGLKIARQIAMLSYRSPDSFALTQSGESRTRPGTPAIATYLEYQGEKLQTRFCEHSYCALTEAMDRFALTDAELHAIRTPVLAVGISSDVLYPPQEVQAHAALLPNAEYWELPSPHGHDAFLMDAAELEPRVRAFLTAPR, from the coding sequence ATGACTGCCCACACCCCCACCCTGCAACGCCCCGTCCCGGCGGACACCGAACAGGACTGTTCCGCCGCGCCTGCCGCGCCACGCGTCCGCACCGTCACGCTGTTCCGCGACCACCCGCTGCTGCTCGACAGCGGCCGCCCCGTCTCGAACGTCCGCGTCGCGTACCACACGTACGGCCAGCCGCGCGCGCAGGCCACGCTCGTCACGCACGCCCTGACCGGCACGAGCGCCGTGCACGAGTGGTGGCCCGCGCTGTTCGGGGCAGGCCTCGCGCTCGACCCGGCCCGCGACTTCATCGTGTGCAGCAACGTCCTGGGCGGCTGCGCGGGCAGCAGCGGCCCACTCGAACTGGACGGCGCGCCCCTCAGCCTGCGCGACATGGTGACCGTGCAGCGCGAACTGCTGCGCGCCCTCGGCGTCGAGCGGGTCAGCGTGGTCGGCGCGAGCATGGGCGGCATGCAGGTGTACGAGTGGCTGCGCTCCTACCCGGACCTCGTGGAGCGCGCCGTCATCATCGGCGCGCCCGCCCGCCACTCGCCCTGGGCGACCGGCCTGAACGCCGTCGCCCGCAACGCCGTCCGGCTCGCGCCCGGCGGCGAGGGCCTGAAGATCGCACGGCAGATCGCGATGCTCAGCTACCGCTCCCCGGACAGCTTCGCCCTCACCCAGTCGGGCGAGAGCCGCACCCGCCCCGGCACGCCCGCCATCGCCACGTACCTGGAGTACCAGGGCGAGAAGCTCCAAACGCGCTTCTGCGAGCACAGCTACTGCGCCCTGACCGAGGCGATGGACCGCTTCGCGCTCACGGACGCCGAACTGCACGCCATCCGCACGCCCGTCCTGGCGGTCGGCATCAGCAGCGACGTGCTGTACCCGCCGCAGGAGGTGCAGGCGCACGCGGCCCTCCTCCCGAACGCCGAGTACTGGGAACTGCCGAGCCCGCACGGGCACGACGCCTTCCTGATGGACGCCGCCGAACTCGAACCGCGCGTCCGCGCCTTCCTGACCGCCCCACGCTGA
- a CDS encoding S9 family peptidase has translation MSSAPLPSSPAAPSTLAARPESLYALQFPSDPQLSPDGTRVAFVLTSIRPETPDTASTPDTAGTVSTTGTPDPERPRYFSAVHVSDGGAPRPLTAGDARDSSPRWSPDGTQLAFLSDRSGRPQLYLLPLAGGEARQITRYATGVSSPAWSPDGRYLSFLTRADAVDRRDELGEARVVTSVLYRANGSGMTPPAPAALYLHDLQKGTTRPWHAPERDIDDLVWLPGTQGALLVSSATQDDAIHWRRDVFRLPLPDGDAPATPTQVTRWAAPIGQLAVHPDGQRFAGVGRPPGSINTHDAHVYLFGPDGTGTRLDPDWDRPAGNIVAGDLHVGRFPTRPVWRDDATLTVTYTVGGTAGLYDVTLAGTVTPRLHDPHGAVTAFTAHGEHLAHISESAARPTEVHLNGTRITRHGEHLPFTPAEPRRVTFQTEDGEGEGWILLPPGEDRVPALLNIHGGPHTAYGYGFMHEFQLFAQAGYGVCYSNPRGSVGYGQAWSEAIHGRWGTVDRADLEAFFDACLQQEPRLDAARTGVMGGSYGGYMTNLITSRTTRFQVAVTDRSICNLISFGGTSDIGMRFWDDELGGNFHRRDDVDRLWAMSPLRDVQDVRTPTLVIHSLQDLRCPIEQAEQWFAALQLHGIESRFVRFPDEDHELSRSGRPDRRVKRLQEYLDWIARHLP, from the coding sequence ATGTCCTCTGCGCCGCTGCCGTCTTCGCCCGCCGCGCCGTCCACCCTGGCGGCCCGCCCCGAGAGCCTGTACGCCCTGCAGTTCCCCTCCGACCCGCAGCTGTCCCCGGACGGCACGCGGGTCGCGTTCGTCCTGACCAGCATCCGGCCCGAAACGCCCGACACCGCCAGCACGCCCGACACCGCAGGCACTGTCAGCACGACCGGCACGCCGGACCCGGAGCGCCCACGCTACTTCAGTGCGGTGCACGTCTCGGACGGAGGCGCGCCCCGCCCGCTGACTGCCGGGGACGCGCGTGACAGCTCGCCCCGCTGGTCCCCGGACGGCACACAACTCGCGTTCCTCAGCGACCGCAGCGGCCGCCCGCAGCTGTACCTGCTGCCCCTCGCGGGCGGCGAGGCCCGCCAGATCACGCGCTACGCCACCGGCGTCAGCAGCCCCGCCTGGAGTCCGGACGGCCGGTACCTGAGCTTCCTGACGCGCGCCGACGCCGTGGACCGCCGCGACGAACTCGGCGAGGCGCGCGTCGTCACGTCCGTCCTCTACCGCGCCAACGGCAGCGGCATGACGCCCCCCGCCCCCGCCGCCCTGTACCTGCACGACCTGCAGAAGGGCACCACCCGCCCCTGGCACGCGCCGGAGCGCGACATCGACGACCTCGTGTGGCTGCCCGGCACGCAGGGCGCCCTCCTCGTGAGCAGCGCCACCCAGGACGACGCCATTCACTGGCGGAGGGACGTGTTCCGCCTCCCCCTGCCGGACGGAGACGCGCCCGCCACGCCCACCCAGGTCACGCGCTGGGCCGCGCCCATCGGTCAGCTCGCCGTGCACCCTGACGGGCAACGCTTCGCGGGCGTGGGCCGCCCCCCCGGCAGCATCAACACGCACGACGCGCACGTCTACCTGTTCGGCCCGGACGGCACCGGCACGCGCCTCGACCCCGACTGGGACCGCCCTGCGGGCAACATCGTGGCGGGCGACCTGCACGTGGGCCGCTTCCCCACCCGGCCCGTCTGGCGGGACGACGCCACCCTCACCGTGACGTACACCGTGGGCGGCACGGCCGGCCTGTACGACGTGACCCTCGCCGGCACCGTCACGCCCCGCCTGCACGACCCTCACGGCGCCGTGACGGCCTTCACCGCGCACGGCGAGCACCTCGCGCACATCAGCGAGAGCGCTGCCCGCCCCACCGAAGTCCACCTGAACGGCACGAGGATCACCCGGCACGGCGAGCACCTCCCGTTCACGCCCGCCGAACCCAGGCGCGTCACCTTCCAGACCGAGGACGGCGAAGGCGAAGGCTGGATCCTGCTCCCGCCCGGCGAGGACCGCGTGCCCGCACTGCTCAACATTCACGGCGGACCGCACACCGCGTACGGGTACGGCTTCATGCACGAATTCCAGCTGTTCGCGCAGGCCGGGTACGGCGTGTGCTACAGCAACCCGCGCGGCTCCGTCGGGTACGGGCAGGCGTGGAGCGAGGCCATCCACGGCCGCTGGGGCACCGTGGACCGCGCCGACCTGGAGGCGTTCTTCGACGCGTGCCTGCAGCAGGAACCGCGCCTGGACGCCGCCCGTACCGGCGTGATGGGCGGCAGTTACGGCGGGTACATGACGAACCTCATCACGTCCCGCACCACGCGCTTCCAGGTGGCCGTCACGGACCGCAGCATCTGCAACCTCATCAGTTTCGGCGGGACGAGCGACATCGGCATGCGCTTCTGGGACGACGAGCTCGGCGGGAACTTCCACCGCCGGGACGACGTGGACCGCCTGTGGGCCATGAGTCCCCTGCGGGACGTGCAGGACGTCCGCACGCCCACGCTCGTCATCCACAGCCTGCAGGACCTGCGCTGCCCGATCGAGCAGGCCGAGCAGTGGTTCGCGGCCCTGCAGCTGCACGGCATAGAGAGCCGCTTCGTGCGTTTCCCGGACGAGGACCACGAACTCAGCCGCTCGGGCCGCCCCGACCGGCGCGTGAAGCGCCTGCAGGAGTACCTCGACTGGATCGCCCGGCACCTCCCGTGA
- a CDS encoding GNAT family N-acetyltransferase gives MKPPAPDPAHAAGTLRLLAPGDEPTVRAWLAEHLDAHRQWWQDAYGHLPVMPAPDALEREWAELQGADRSAAHLVTVSADLHGHPTGIVQAGVRDDRVMGLRLGVLQWIYVTPARRGHGTADRLMRHALAWMDAQGVQGREVFVTARNAAAVRLYERHGFRTTDHRMLAPAPSSPNP, from the coding sequence GTGAAGCCCCCCGCCCCGGACCCTGCCCACGCGGCCGGGACGCTGCGCCTCCTCGCGCCCGGCGACGAGCCCACCGTCCGGGCCTGGCTGGCGGAACACTTGGACGCGCACCGCCAGTGGTGGCAGGACGCGTACGGGCACCTGCCCGTCATGCCCGCCCCGGACGCCCTGGAGCGCGAGTGGGCCGAACTGCAGGGCGCGGACCGCTCCGCAGCGCACCTCGTCACCGTGAGCGCGGACCTGCACGGGCACCCGACCGGCATCGTGCAGGCGGGCGTGCGCGACGACCGCGTGATGGGCCTGCGCCTCGGGGTGCTGCAGTGGATCTACGTCACGCCCGCCCGTCGCGGCCACGGCACGGCCGACCGCCTCATGCGTCACGCGCTCGCGTGGATGGACGCGCAGGGTGTGCAGGGCCGCGAGGTGTTCGTTACGGCCCGCAACGCCGCCGCCGTCCGCCTGTACGAACGGCACGGCTTCCGCACCACCGACCACCGCATGCTCGCCCCCGCCCCCTCCTCACCCAACCCTTAA
- a CDS encoding MDR family MFS transporter yields MTRPPPAATATPAVPPRSRLLATIGLILGVFLAALESSVVATAMPSVIRDLGGQHLYALPFAVFLLTSTVSSPLWGRASDILGRKRLYLAGVTVFLIGSALCGAATSMTFLVLARALQGFGAGAVMPLTLTSVGELYTLQERPRVQAFISGVWGVSALVGPLLGGVLAEHVSWRWVFYVNLPFGIPAMLMVWRSLQETVTRRAGRVQIDWLGALLFTLGSGLLVWGLSLSIWWQVGAGLVVLTLAVLVELRHPAPLLPMKALAQRLPNVGLWNNLLGGAAYFGVIAYLPLYAQNVSGSATSGGLILTPMLLGWVLASIITTRLMRVMGLTRQTQLGFVVLTVVFALMVVLAHAPLGVISVLGFFVGMGMGFSMVSLLLAVQSATPRAELGATTSAMLFARQMGGALGTAGMGLLIGTAAISGGGEALVTGLQRAFVLSVVMVAVGLALSLTLRGQGIPASAAAPVRPAANADD; encoded by the coding sequence ATGACCCGCCCGCCCCCCGCCGCGACCGCCACGCCCGCCGTCCCGCCACGCTCACGCCTGCTCGCCACCATCGGCCTGATCCTCGGCGTGTTCCTCGCCGCGCTGGAATCCAGCGTCGTGGCGACCGCCATGCCCAGCGTCATCCGCGACCTGGGCGGCCAGCACCTGTACGCCCTGCCGTTCGCGGTGTTCCTGCTCACCAGCACCGTCAGCAGCCCCCTGTGGGGCCGCGCATCCGATATTCTCGGCCGCAAACGCCTGTACCTCGCGGGCGTCACCGTCTTCCTGATCGGCTCGGCCCTGTGCGGCGCCGCCACCAGCATGACCTTCCTCGTGCTCGCCCGCGCCCTCCAGGGTTTCGGGGCGGGCGCCGTCATGCCGCTCACCCTCACCAGCGTCGGCGAACTGTACACCCTGCAGGAACGCCCGCGCGTGCAGGCCTTCATCAGCGGCGTGTGGGGCGTCTCCGCCCTCGTCGGCCCCCTGCTGGGCGGCGTGCTCGCCGAACACGTCTCGTGGCGCTGGGTGTTCTACGTCAACCTGCCGTTCGGCATTCCCGCCATGCTGATGGTGTGGCGTTCCCTGCAGGAGACCGTGACGCGCCGCGCGGGCCGCGTCCAGATCGACTGGCTCGGCGCGCTCCTCTTCACGCTCGGCAGCGGGCTGCTCGTGTGGGGCCTGAGCCTCAGCATCTGGTGGCAGGTCGGCGCGGGCCTCGTCGTCCTGACCCTCGCCGTCCTCGTCGAACTGCGCCACCCCGCCCCGCTCCTCCCCATGAAGGCCCTCGCGCAGCGCCTCCCGAACGTCGGCCTGTGGAACAACCTGCTCGGCGGCGCCGCGTACTTCGGCGTCATCGCGTACCTCCCGCTGTACGCGCAGAACGTGTCCGGCAGCGCCACCAGCGGCGGCCTGATCCTCACGCCCATGCTGCTCGGCTGGGTGCTCGCCAGCATCATCACCACCCGCCTCATGCGCGTCATGGGCCTCACCCGGCAGACGCAGCTCGGCTTCGTGGTCCTCACCGTGGTCTTCGCGCTGATGGTCGTCCTCGCGCACGCACCGCTCGGCGTGATCTCGGTCCTGGGCTTCTTCGTGGGCATGGGCATGGGCTTCAGCATGGTGAGCCTCCTGCTCGCCGTGCAGAGCGCCACCCCGCGCGCCGAACTGGGCGCCACCACCAGCGCCATGCTGTTCGCCCGGCAGATGGGCGGCGCACTCGGCACGGCAGGCATGGGCCTCCTGATCGGCACGGCCGCCATCTCCGGCGGCGGCGAAGCCCTCGTGACGGGCCTGCAACGCGCCTTCGTGCTCAGCGTCGTGATGGTCGCCGTGGGCCTCGCCCTGTCCCTCACCCTGCGCGGCCAGGGCATCCCCGCCAGCGCCGCCGCACCCGTCCGGCCCGCCGCGAACGCCGACGACTGA
- a CDS encoding glycine-rich domain-containing protein produces the protein MNATRPTTHQQLPQDLTDRLAEYAFPDLLASRIAAEQQWSAAHTAAVLTEYRRFLLLAATTTRSVTPSRAVDAAWHEHLTFTRDYWERLCGDVLRRPVHHEPAGPRSAVGDDTRAAYRLTLQLYTDTFGEAPPAHLWPDPDAPRTGDGPRVGAAGARRAGRTRLPVVVAILAASVAYVTAGQALPGLLLAGVTGLLTYSLLGAALGAGARGASGSGGSSESGDGSSFFGLDFGGGDGGSDSGGSDTGGGDGGSSCGSSCGSGCGS, from the coding sequence ATGAACGCCACCCGACCCACCACCCACCAGCAGCTCCCGCAGGACCTGACGGACCGCCTCGCCGAGTACGCCTTCCCGGACCTCCTCGCATCCCGCATCGCGGCCGAGCAACAGTGGAGCGCCGCGCACACGGCCGCCGTCCTCACCGAGTACCGCCGGTTCCTGCTGCTGGCCGCCACGACCACCCGTTCCGTCACGCCGAGTCGCGCGGTGGACGCCGCATGGCACGAGCACCTCACCTTCACCCGCGACTACTGGGAGCGCCTGTGCGGCGACGTGTTGCGCCGCCCCGTGCACCACGAGCCCGCCGGGCCGCGATCGGCCGTCGGCGACGACACGCGCGCCGCGTACCGCCTCACCCTGCAGCTGTACACCGACACCTTCGGGGAGGCGCCGCCCGCCCACCTGTGGCCCGACCCGGACGCTCCGCGCACCGGTGACGGTCCGCGTGTCGGTGCGGCCGGTGCGCGCCGCGCGGGGCGCACGCGCCTCCCCGTCGTCGTCGCCATCCTGGCCGCCAGCGTGGCGTACGTGACCGCCGGCCAGGCACTGCCGGGCCTGCTCCTGGCCGGCGTGACGGGCCTGCTCACGTACTCGCTGCTCGGCGCGGCCCTCGGGGCCGGTGCTCGCGGCGCGTCCGGCAGCGGCGGCAGCAGCGAAAGTGGTGACGGATCGTCCTTCTTCGGCCTCGACTTCGGTGGGGGAGACGGCGGCAGCGATTCGGGAGGCAGCGACACCGGGGGTGGGGACGGCGGGAGCAGCTGCGGTTCGAGCTGCGGGTCCGGCTGCGGCAGCTGA
- a CDS encoding DnaJ C-terminal domain-containing protein, whose translation MAYKDYYDTLGVARSASEGDIKSAYRKLAKQYHPDKNAGDDKAAERFKEIGEAYAVLSDAEKRKVYDTYGHSGQVPPGAYSGAGGADFSGFGGADGSQFSDFFQGLFGRGGRGGFGAQGGINLEDLLGGAGMGGQGGIGGGRRFVQNVEGELQVSLQEAYAGTDETINVDGKRISLRVPAGTRDGGRLRLSGQGPGGGDVLLTVRVLEDARFELDGDDVSVTVDVPVHVAALGGQARVPTLKGDVTLSIPAGSSGGRQLRLKGQGWPKKGGGAGDLYARLNLTLPVQLSEQEKALYAQLADLRK comes from the coding sequence ATGGCGTACAAAGACTATTACGACACGCTGGGCGTAGCGCGGAGCGCCTCCGAAGGCGACATCAAGAGCGCGTACCGCAAGCTCGCCAAGCAGTACCACCCCGACAAGAACGCCGGTGACGACAAGGCCGCCGAGCGCTTCAAGGAGATCGGCGAGGCCTACGCCGTGCTGTCCGACGCCGAGAAGCGCAAGGTGTACGACACGTACGGCCACTCCGGGCAGGTCCCGCCCGGCGCGTACAGCGGCGCGGGCGGCGCGGACTTCTCCGGGTTCGGCGGCGCGGACGGCTCGCAGTTCAGCGACTTCTTCCAGGGCCTGTTCGGCCGTGGAGGTCGGGGCGGGTTCGGCGCGCAGGGCGGCATCAATCTCGAAGACCTGCTCGGCGGGGCCGGGATGGGCGGCCAGGGCGGCATCGGTGGCGGGCGCAGGTTCGTGCAGAACGTCGAGGGCGAACTGCAGGTGTCGCTGCAGGAAGCGTACGCGGGCACGGACGAGACCATCAACGTGGACGGCAAACGCATCTCTCTGCGCGTCCCCGCCGGAACGCGCGACGGCGGCCGCCTGCGCCTCAGCGGCCAGGGTCCCGGCGGCGGCGACGTGCTCCTCACGGTCCGCGTGCTGGAAGACGCCCGCTTCGAACTGGACGGGGACGACGTGAGCGTCACGGTGGACGTCCCCGTGCACGTCGCCGCGCTCGGCGGGCAGGCCCGCGTCCCCACCCTGAAAGGCGACGTGACGCTCAGCATTCCCGCCGGGAGCAGCGGCGGACGCCAGCTGCGCCTCAAGGGGCAGGGGTGGCCGAAGAAGGGCGGCGGGGCGGGCGACCTGTACGCCCGGCTGAACCTGACGCTGCCCGTACAGCTCAGCGAGCAGGAGAAGGCGCTGTACGCGCAGCTCGCCGACCTCAGAAAGTAA